The genomic stretch ATTGGACCACATACATGCTTGTTTAATGCACCGATTACTTCTCCTTCTACCTGAAATATTCTGATGTCCTCTAAAATCCCCCAACGCGAGCAATATCGTTTCTTTCTCGACTTGGGTCGTATCCCCCTTCAACTTAATCACACCTCAATTTGCCCCTTCGAAGTGCACGACTCTTTCAAGCACCGCTCTTTCTTTGTGGGGTCCATCAATGGCTTGTTATGCCTTTCAGATGATGTTATCTCGGTCCAAGAAGCAAAATCATGTTATGGAATTCCTTTGTTCGAAAAATGATCAACTTGCCTACGTCTATGGCCGCTACCATTGACTTAGATGACCTAACATCTGTGTTGGGGTTCGGTTATGACAGTAAAAAAAATGATCATAGGGTTGTTAAGATTAGTTTTTGTCGCTTTGATGACGAGGTCAATCCTTTGGTTGAGGTTTATTCGGTTTGGGGTCGGATATGGAGGAATATCCCCACGGATTATTTAGTTGATAACTCGATTTCTAGGGTCTATTCTTCACACTGCTTTATAAATGGGGTTATCCATTTGCTTGCTTCGTCTTCTGCTGGCGTATGGGTTCTTTTGTTCGATGTCGTAGAAGAAACGTTTCAAAAGATAGAATTGCCTGACATATTTTCAAGTACATGTTTAATAGGAGTCGGTCTTCTTGAGTATAAAACTAAGTTATCAGTGTCCCATTGCTACAATGAACGCAACACTGCGAAATGCCAAATTTGGGTTAAAGAAGAAGAGTGTTGGTGTTT from Silene latifolia isolate original U9 population chromosome 2, ASM4854445v1, whole genome shotgun sequence encodes the following:
- the LOC141636080 gene encoding F-box/kelch-repeat protein At3g23880-like; protein product: MAATIDLDDLTSVLGFGYDSKKNDHRVVKISFCRFDDEVNPLVEVYSVWGRIWRNIPTDYLVDNSISRVYSSHCFINGVIHLLASSSAGVWVLLFDVVEETFQKIELPDIFSSTCLIGVGLLEYKTKLSVSHCYNERNTAKCQIWVKEEECWCLILNDALYDRIHIGPLDYLGRNGESFGFARVSNRKLLLCDLMTTKMKRPVKLCIHRYVTMDLPELGLRQDASTKFAAFTESLVLLDQNTDVYTDEQLQRYT